Proteins from one Mercurialis annua linkage group LG7, ddMerAnnu1.2, whole genome shotgun sequence genomic window:
- the LOC126657560 gene encoding uncharacterized protein LOC126657560 — protein sequence MAVSLEGDKVILVPYMEPHVPKYHQWMQDPFLLQATGSDPLSLQEEYTMQQSWTQDPLKRTFIVLDKEFVDGEFVHGDSHVEAMIGDVNIYMNDLDDPQMAEIEIMIAEPKSRGKGLGKESVLMMMAYAIQDLGIHVFRAKIGESNSSSLHLFRKLGFEEASHSEIFKEVTLELPVTKSKHEELLKLVNYVVKHTLPCATTC from the exons ATGGCAGTGAGCTTAGAAGGAGACAAGGTGATACTCGTTCCTTACATGGAACCTCACGTCCCTAAATACCATCAATGGATGCAAGACCCGTTTCTTCTCCAAGCAACCGGGTCGGATCCTCTGTCCCTCCAAGAAGAATACACCATGCAGCAGTCTTGGACCCAAGACCCGCTCA AGAGGACTTTTATTGTGTTGGATAAGGAGTTTGTGGATGGTGAATTTGTTCATGGGGATTCTCATGTGGAAG CCATGATAGGTGATGTAAACATATATATGAATGACTTGGATGATCCGCAAATGGCTGAAATAGAGATAATGATAGCTGAACCCAAAAG CCGTGGTAAAGGACTGGGGAAGGAATCGGTATTAATGATGATGGCCTACGCTATCCAAGATCTTGGGATTCATGTTTTCCGTGCTAAAATTGGAGAATCAAACAGTTCTTCTCTTCATTTGTTCCGCAAATTG ggttttgaggAGGCTTCTCATAGTGAGATTTTTAAAGAG GTGACATTGGAGTTACCGGTGACTAAATCTAAACATGAAGAACTTCTAAAGCTGGTTAATTATGTGGTCAAACATACACTTCCCTGTGCAACGACTTGCTGA